A single region of the Nicotiana sylvestris chromosome 6, ASM39365v2, whole genome shotgun sequence genome encodes:
- the LOC138871630 gene encoding uncharacterized protein: protein MTFTPVTSPPIQPTRGGVQAARGRPRGGCRLGDGHARFYDIPARPETVASDIVITGIASVCHRDASILFDPGSIYSYVLSYFARYLEMIRESLVSHVHVTTRVGDTIIVDHMYRWCVVTIGGLETRVDLLLLSMVDFDMILGVYWLSLCHDIMDYHSKIMTLAMSGSPRIEWRGSLDYVPSKVISYQKAQRMVEKGCLSYLDFVRDVSANTPTINSVPVVREFLDMFRVDQSGMSPDRDIDFGIYLVSGTQYIYIPQYRMAPTELKELKQQLQELIDKGFISPSAALGCTDSVCEEEGWYYADVHRLLGARVFSKIDLKFGHHQLKIRDSDVLKTGLSSITVPLTRLTQKSSPFRWSDECKESFQKLKTALTTASVLVLPSASGSYIVYCDASWIGIGYVLMHQGRVLDNQFVRLGVLETSRFLAYVVSRSSLYDHIKECQYDDPHLLVLKETVKHGDAKEVTIRDDVVLRMHGRICVPNMDELCELILENDHRSWYSIHLGTAKMYQYLRQHYWWRRMKKDIVGDQFSPFVEFAYNNSYQSSIQMDPYEALYGRRCRFPMGWFEPGETRLLGIDLVQDALDKAKLIQDWLRMAQSRQTSYDDRKVCDVAYMMGKKVLLRVSPMKGDMRFGKKGKLSPRFIGPFEVLERIERLLIGWHFRLVYRVFI, encoded by the exons ATGACTTTTACACCAGTCACTTCACCACCCATACAGCCAACTCGAGGTGGGGTTCAAGcagctagaggtcgccctagagggggatgcCGATTAGGTGACGGTCATGCTCGATTCTATGATATTCCTGCCCGGCCAGAGACCGTTGCTTCAGACATAGTGATTACAGGTATTGCCTCAGTATGTCACAGGGAcgcttctatattatttgaccctggttccattTATTCGTATGTattatcatattttgctcgttatttggagaTGATCCGTGAGTCCTTAGTCTCACATGTTCATGTAACTACAcgggtgggcgatactattattgtggaccatatGTATCGGtggtgtgtagtgactattgggggacttgagactagagttgatctcttattgcttagtatggttgattttgacatgATTTTGGGTGTGTATTGGTTGTCTCTGTGTCATGATATTATGGATTATCACTCTAAGATCATGACATTGGCGATGTCAGGGTCTCCAAGAATCGAGTGGAGAGGTTCTTTAGATTATGTTCCCAGCAAGGTAATTTCATACcagaaggcccaacggatggttgagaaggggtgtctgTCATATTTGGAttttgtgagagatgttagtgctAATACTCCTACTATTAATTCTGTCCCGGTGGTGCGAGAATTTCTAGATATGTTTCGTGTAGACCAGTCGGGCATgtcacccgatagggatattgattttggtatttacttggtgtcgggcactcagtaTATTTATATTCCTcagtatcgtatggcaccaacagagttgaaggaattgaaacaGCAGCTTCAGGAGCTtattgataaggggtttattagtcCTAGTgctgccttggggtgcaccgattctgtttgtgaagaagagggatggtactatgcggatgtgcatcgactattg ggagcgagggtgttctctaagattgatttgaagTTTGGgcatcaccaattgaagattcgggactcagatgttcTAAAGACG GGTTTATCGTCCATTACAGTTCctttgaccaggttgacccagaagagttctccattcaggtggtcagatgagtgtaaagagagctttcagaagctcaagactgctttgactacagcttcagttctagttttgccttcagcATCAGGATcttatatagtgtattgtgatgcttcttggATTGGTATTGGGTATGTCTTGATGCATCAGGGCAGA GTCCTGGACAATCAGTTCGTAAGATTAGGTGTTTTAGAGACCAGTCGGTTTCTAGCTTATgttgtttctcggtcttccttatatgatcacatcaaagAGTGtcaatatgatgatccccatttgcttgtccttaaggaaacAGTTAAGCATGgtgatgccaaggaggttactattaGGGATGAtgtggtgttgaggatgcatggtcggatttgtgtgcccaatatggatgagctatgtgagttgattcttgagaatgACCACCgttcatggtattccattcatctgggtaccgcaaagatgtatcagtacttgaggcagcactattggtggaggaggatgaagaaagatatagtgggg gatcagttctCGCCGtttgtagagtttgcctacaacaacagctaccaatcgagcattcagatggatccatatgaggctttgtatgggagacggtgtcggTTTCCGATGggatggtttgagcctggtgagactaggctattgggtattgacttggttcaggatgctttggacaaggctaAGTTGATTCAGGATTGGCTTCGTATGGCGCAGTCTAGACAGACAAGCTACGATGATCGAAAGGTTTGTGATGTTGCCTACATGATGGGAAAGAAGGTATTACTcagagtttcacccatgaagggtgatatgaggttcgggaagaagggcaagttgagccctcggttcattggcccgtttgaggtgCTTGAGAGGATAGAGAGATTGCTTATAGGCTGGCATTTCCGCTTAGTCTATCGAGTGTTCATCTAg